In the genome of Dyadobacter fermentans DSM 18053, the window GCCCAGGTTAGCCTGTAATTGATTTCCCACAAATGACTGGCTCGTATTGTAATTGATCCCAGTTGGCGAACCGTAGTAAACGAACACTATTCCCTCACCATCCTGGGTTTGCGTATATCCGGGCGCGCTTACAATTACGTCACTATAACCATCGCCATTTAAATCTCCCGCACCATTTACAGCGTATCCCATGATAGAACCTGACTGATCGTGATTAATGGGCTCGCTGGGAGAAAGGTCAATACCTTGCGAAGAGCCGTAGTAGACAAATGCCGCTCCTTCATCAATTTGGTCGTGATCGTACAATATCGCACCCACGATCACATCGCTGTACCCGTCGCCATTCACATCACTGGTTCCAGCAACCGAATAACCAAAACGAGCATCCTCCTGATCAGCATCCAAAATCAATTGCCACCAACCAAAGCTGACGCCTGTGGCATCCCCTTTAAAGATGAATGCTGCACCCTCGTTTGCCTCTCCATTATTATAGACCGGCGCCCCCACGATCACATCGCTGAAGCCATCACCATTCATGTCACCTGCACAGCTTACCGAGAAACCCATTCGCGCACCCTGCTGGTTTCCCTCAAAGCTTCCGCCGACGAACAACAAACCTGAAATACTTCCATGAAATACAAAAACGGCGCCTTCATCCACCTCGCCCTGATCGAATAGCGGTGCACCTACTATTACATCGCTGAAACCGTCCCCGTTCACATCCCCGGCACTGGCCACCGAATAGCCAAAGGATGCATCTGCTTGATTCATTTCCTTCGTAATCTTGAATGCAGTAGCGGAGCTGGCGGCCGAACCGTGATACACAAATGCACACCCCTCGGTAGTTTGGCCCAAATCATACGTGTAAGCACCTACGAAAACGTCGCTGTAACCATCCCCATTTACATCACCAGCGCTTGCTACCGAGAAACCCATACTTGCAGAAGCCTGGTTTCCCTGGATTGTAGATACCGCCACATCATTTACCCCTGCAAGCGAGCCCTGGTAGATGAATGCGGCACCTTCGAGGCTTTGTCCGTCCGAAAACTTCGGTGCACCTACGATGATATCGCTAAAATTATCACCATTGACATCACCCGCGCAAGCAACCGAATTGCCCATTTGCGAGTCGGAATCCACGATCGTGAGTGTGGTCGCAATCGTGGAATTTACTCCGACAGCCGAACCATGGAATACATACGCAGCTCCATCGTCTTCCCGGTGTTTGTTCGCGCCTACGACCACATCGCTGTATCCATCGCCATTCACATCACCTGCTCCTGCTACCGAGAATCCCATATTGGCATCCGTATTGGCCCATAGTTTTTTATTAAAAGAAAATCCGATTGCCGAACCATGGTAAATAAATGCAGCACCGGTTGTATTGGACACCGCCTGATCCTCATAACCAAGCGCCCCGGCTATCACATCACTGTATCCATCGCCGTTCACATCACCCGCACAAGCGACGGAAAATCCAAGCATTCCTCCTGCAAAATTGCTTTGCCCGAAACTCACCGCAACATTAGCTACGCCGGTTCCGGAACCATTGTATACGAAAATAACACCTTCATTGTCTTCACCCATATCAAAAAATGGAGCCCCTACGAGCACATCGCTGAATCCATCCCGGTTTACATCACCGCCTGTCGCGACAGAATAGCCGCTATTCGCATTATCCTGACCCGATTCCAGGACCGTTACCGACGATTGCGACAAGCCGGACAACGATCCATAATAAACGAACGCCGCTCCCTCTTCCACCTCAACATTCGAATATTTGGGTGCACCGATCACCACATCACTGAAACCATCGTTGTTCACATCCCCCGCCCCCGCTACCGAAAATCCAAACTGCGCGCCTGCCTGGTTGGCTTCCAGAATAATGGCGGGCGTCGACGAAATTCCAGCGGCAGATCCGTGGAAAACAAACGCGACCCCTTCATTTGCTTCACTATTATCATAAGCGTAGGCCCCAGCCACGACATCGCTGTAACCATCACCGTTCACATCGCCTGCACTGGACACGGAACAGCCCAATCCCGCGGCGCTCTGGTCGCCCTGCACCGTTGCGGCAGCATTACCGGGATTTCCGTTGGCAATAATAGGATCGATTGTGACCGGGTAGTCTGCCTCTGCTGCATTCACATCCAGAACAATTTCCCCGTCCCGAAAACCAAGCGATGATTCCAGCACCTTTCCGTTAGCATCCCAGCAGTGAATATCATTATAAATCAATCGAAGACGTTTTTCACCGCCGCTGTTTGCATAAAGGCGCAGTTCATCGTTCCCGCGATCCTCTACTTCCAGACCTTCGGCACGAAGATGCGCCGCAAGATGCTTGGTTCCCTTCGGAGCCCTGTGGATCACAAAATTCTGCCTGATCCCTTCCTTCGTATTAATAAATTCCTCCGTAAAAGCGCCATGTGCGATTTTCAACTCATTGGATGAAGGCTCCTGCGCAGCATTTATCTCCGGCGTGTACAGCTTTTCGCCATCGGCATAAATTCCCTTATTAATTAATTGTAGGCTGAAATGATTTCCCGCGTCGGCCCGGCGATTTTCGATAGTCAATCTTCCCGGCTTATAGTATGCCCGGAGATTCTGCTCGCGGTTCGGGCTCTGGAGACGTCCCTGGGCATCCTTTGTAATATGATATTCGCGCTCGGAGATGATTTGCATGATCTTCGCGTTGTCGACATTGCTTCCTTCTAGCTCCTTTTTCGGCGTAAGGTGTGGCTGTGCTACCTCCTTACCTTTTGGAGGCGGGGGAGCCGTTTCCCTATTTATCTTCCCGGCAAAAAAAGTCACCAGAAACAACGCAAAGACAATTTTTAGTAAATCCTTTTTTTCCATCGCTTAGTTGTGTTTGTATGAATACTGACCAGCCCCGAGTGCGGGTTGGAGCAGGCAACTTGGCGTGTTCAGAAGAGATTTCATAAATCGATGAGCAGTGTTACTGGCTCAATGATCAAAAGGCAAATCCGCGGTTAGGGAGCAGGCATGCGGCGGGTACAAGCTGTTCTATGTCACAAATGGAGGGAAGTGGATGGGCAAATAGGATTTCAGAACCACGAAAAATACCGTTTACTCGTCCGTTCCAGGCCGATCGTTTATTATTTTCTTTGAA includes:
- a CDS encoding FG-GAP-like repeat-containing protein, translating into MEKKDLLKIVFALFLVTFFAGKINRETAPPPPKGKEVAQPHLTPKKELEGSNVDNAKIMQIISEREYHITKDAQGRLQSPNREQNLRAYYKPGRLTIENRRADAGNHFSLQLINKGIYADGEKLYTPEINAAQEPSSNELKIAHGAFTEEFINTKEGIRQNFVIHRAPKGTKHLAAHLRAEGLEVEDRGNDELRLYANSGGEKRLRLIYNDIHCWDANGKVLESSLGFRDGEIVLDVNAAEADYPVTIDPIIANGNPGNAAATVQGDQSAAGLGCSVSSAGDVNGDGYSDVVAGAYAYDNSEANEGVAFVFHGSAAGISSTPAIILEANQAGAQFGFSVAGAGDVNNDGFSDVVIGAPKYSNVEVEEGAAFVYYGSLSGLSQSSVTVLESGQDNANSGYSVATGGDVNRDGFSDVLVGAPFFDMGEDNEGVIFVYNGSGTGVANVAVSFGQSNFAGGMLGFSVACAGDVNGDGYSDVIAGALGYEDQAVSNTTGAAFIYHGSAIGFSFNKKLWANTDANMGFSVAGAGDVNGDGYSDVVVGANKHREDDGAAYVFHGSAVGVNSTIATTLTIVDSDSQMGNSVACAGDVNGDNFSDIIVGAPKFSDGQSLEGAAFIYQGSLAGVNDVAVSTIQGNQASASMGFSVASAGDVNGDGYSDVFVGAYTYDLGQTTEGCAFVYHGSAASSATAFKITKEMNQADASFGYSVASAGDVNGDGFSDVIVGAPLFDQGEVDEGAVFVFHGSISGLLFVGGSFEGNQQGARMGFSVSCAGDMNGDGFSDVIVGAPVYNNGEANEGAAFIFKGDATGVSFGWWQLILDADQEDARFGYSVAGTSDVNGDGYSDVIVGAILYDHDQIDEGAAFVYYGSSQGIDLSPSEPINHDQSGSIMGYAVNGAGDLNGDGYSDVIVSAPGYTQTQDGEGIVFVYYGSPTGINYNTSQSFVGNQLQANLGSAVSGAGDVNGDGFGDIVIGAVGYFNGELNEGAALIYHGSAAGVGKDPTIILDNNQSDSRMGYAAASAGDVNGDGYSDIIVGAYAYNFGNGEEGVAFVYHGSPTAMDAHAEATIRLNQVGAQFGFAAAGAGDVNGDGYSDVIIGGRHYVNGQNNEGGAFVYLGNQGNAAGTRNNLLLYNPDLVNLIDHSTVAKAEFGIGLREKSFLGRTNAKLVWESGKEGESFSNVPITNSTQFTGQNAGYTDLGTLGIQLMDIVVKQGKATKVRARTKYDPVTAITGQMYSPWRYIVTLSSGGSVNEGTPLPVTLVSFVARAVEKQVDLEWVTSSEIDSKSFEIQRSVDGKSWMTIGEVAARNEANGENRYNFADGQPVSGKNYYRLKMVDIDLSYAFSSIQSVTFDGLAGASVTVYPNPASHQIQIQGNPEGVSALQLVNAAGQIFFESGKFTPELNVEKLPAGTYLLVISYQDGRRESVKIALNKDL